Proteins encoded together in one Pseudomonadota bacterium window:
- a CDS encoding M48 family metallopeptidase, producing the protein MHSFQMAFLIFLAVGTGIRLWLSFRQLRAMRERRNALPAGFDKALSLEEHQKASDYTAAGTRVGLWDIVIDTLLLLGWTLGGGLQWIDNLVSAFGWGPLVTGVASILAILFVMSLLSIPLSLYRTFGVEARFGFNKMTAGLFVGDMVKGWLVALVLAAPLLAAILWIMDATGTYWWLYAWIVWVAFSLAITWAYPAFIAPLFNTFSKLSDESLISRIEALLGRCGFQSKGIFVMDGSRRSTHGNAYFTGVGNNKRIVFFDTLIDSLEPLEVEAVLAHELGHFRKKHIRSRLIWGFATGLIGLAILGFLKDQTWFYTSLGVTSMTNHMALMLFMLVIPVFTFFLTPVSAYFSRKHEFEADEYAHEQSDANALISALGKLYKENASTLVPDELHSRFYDSHPPGPVRVAYLQKLLNA; encoded by the coding sequence ATGCACTCGTTCCAAATGGCCTTTTTGATTTTCCTCGCGGTCGGCACCGGTATCCGGCTGTGGCTGTCGTTTCGACAACTTCGCGCCATGCGCGAACGGCGCAATGCCCTCCCGGCGGGCTTCGACAAAGCGTTGTCACTGGAAGAACACCAAAAGGCCTCCGACTACACCGCTGCCGGCACACGCGTCGGTCTTTGGGACATCGTCATCGATACGCTGCTGTTGTTGGGCTGGACACTCGGCGGAGGATTACAGTGGATCGATAATCTCGTTAGCGCGTTCGGCTGGGGCCCGTTAGTCACCGGCGTAGCCAGTATCTTAGCGATACTCTTTGTGATGTCGCTACTTTCGATCCCACTGTCGCTCTATCGAACATTTGGCGTCGAGGCACGCTTCGGCTTTAATAAAATGACAGCCGGCTTGTTCGTGGGAGACATGGTTAAAGGCTGGCTAGTCGCGCTTGTATTGGCCGCTCCGCTGCTCGCAGCGATTCTATGGATCATGGACGCGACGGGGACTTACTGGTGGCTGTACGCATGGATCGTGTGGGTTGCGTTCTCACTGGCCATCACTTGGGCTTATCCGGCCTTTATCGCGCCGCTATTTAACACGTTCTCAAAGCTCTCCGACGAGTCGCTGATTTCGCGGATCGAGGCGTTGCTCGGTCGCTGTGGATTCCAAAGCAAAGGTATTTTTGTCATGGACGGCTCACGACGTTCGACGCATGGTAATGCCTACTTCACCGGTGTTGGCAACAATAAGCGTATTGTGTTCTTCGATACGCTGATCGACAGTCTCGAACCGCTGGAAGTCGAGGCCGTGCTCGCGCACGAGTTGGGTCATTTTCGAAAGAAACACATTCGCTCACGACTCATCTGGGGCTTCGCAACCGGTTTAATTGGATTGGCCATCCTTGGGTTCTTGAAAGACCAAACCTGGTTCTATACGTCACTGGGGGTGACGTCCATGACCAACCATATGGCGCTCATGCTCTTTATGCTCGTAATCCCTGTGTTCACGTTCTTTTTGACCCCCGTTAGCGCCTACTTTTCACGCAAGCACGAATTCGAAGCGGATGAGTATGCGCACGAACAAAGCGATGCCAATGCGCTGATCAGTGCCCTGGGCAAACTCTACAAAGAAAACGCGTCAACGCTTGTACCGGACGAGCTTCACAGTCGCTTTTACGATTCGCACCCACCTGGCCCTGTGCGGGTTGCCTATTTGCAAAAACTACTCAACGCATGA
- a CDS encoding MFS transporter, whose amino-acid sequence MIRTLAPVAALLFSVAILITGQGLQGTLLPVRANLEEFSALMVGIMGAAYFLGFTLGCVRGIDMIRKVGHIRVFAAMTAIASATPLLHGLFIHDVAWCIFRFLSGFCFAALYVVIESWLNEMSTNENRGMIFSVYVIIHLTVVALGQQMLLLADPAQMPLFAAITVLVSLAAVPVALSTSPMPQIVPEGVKVNFKKLYVISPAGVLGCVAAGIASGIFYSLSPLYTAAQSDDLTLAASFMTAAVLGGALGQWPLGYVSDRIDRRFVIAFCAVVCCALSVGLWLVSGQLSTNTLLVVNLIWGAMSFPIYSISIAHANDYAQPDDFVMISSGMLLVYGLGAVVGPFIGSAFIGMAGVGGMFLPIAIADAALALYILYRVFQREQADSDDQIPFTEALAAVVTKSPVYDYYEDEETDEQQAEPQTAHDEDSGADSETLP is encoded by the coding sequence GTGATTCGAACACTGGCACCTGTTGCGGCACTGCTCTTCAGCGTCGCAATTCTTATCACCGGACAAGGTCTGCAGGGCACGCTGCTGCCTGTCCGCGCAAACCTCGAAGAATTCTCAGCGCTTATGGTCGGCATCATGGGCGCCGCCTATTTCTTGGGCTTTACCTTGGGCTGCGTTCGCGGCATCGACATGATTCGCAAGGTCGGTCATATCCGAGTGTTCGCGGCAATGACAGCGATCGCGTCCGCGACGCCGTTGCTGCATGGCTTGTTCATCCACGATGTCGCCTGGTGTATTTTTCGGTTCCTCAGTGGCTTTTGTTTCGCCGCCTTGTACGTGGTGATCGAAAGCTGGTTGAACGAAATGTCCACCAACGAAAACCGCGGCATGATTTTTTCGGTGTATGTGATTATTCACCTCACCGTGGTGGCACTCGGTCAGCAAATGTTGTTGCTCGCCGACCCCGCGCAAATGCCTTTGTTTGCCGCCATTACGGTGCTCGTTTCGCTGGCGGCCGTACCGGTGGCGTTATCAACTTCGCCCATGCCGCAAATTGTGCCGGAAGGCGTAAAGGTCAACTTCAAAAAGCTCTATGTGATCTCGCCCGCTGGCGTCCTGGGCTGTGTCGCTGCGGGCATCGCGAGCGGCATTTTTTATTCTCTCTCACCGCTTTACACCGCCGCTCAGAGTGACGATCTAACGCTGGCCGCCAGTTTCATGACCGCTGCGGTGCTCGGCGGCGCACTCGGCCAGTGGCCCTTGGGGTATGTCTCTGACCGCATCGACCGGCGTTTTGTGATCGCCTTTTGCGCCGTCGTTTGTTGTGCGCTCAGTGTTGGACTTTGGCTCGTATCCGGCCAACTCTCGACCAATACACTGCTGGTTGTGAATCTGATCTGGGGAGCCATGTCGTTTCCGATTTATTCTATTTCCATTGCCCACGCAAACGACTATGCGCAACCGGACGACTTTGTCATGATCTCCAGCGGTATGTTGCTCGTTTACGGCTTGGGCGCCGTCGTGGGCCCTTTTATTGGCTCCGCTTTTATTGGCATGGCGGGGGTTGGCGGCATGTTTTTGCCCATCGCAATCGCCGATGCGGCGCTCGCGCTGTATATTTTGTATCGCGTCTTCCAACGCGAACAAGCCGACTCGGACGATCAAATTCCATTTACCGAAGCCCTGGCGGCCGTTGTGACCAAGTCGCCGGTTTACGACTACTACGAAGACGAAGAAACGGACGAGCAACAGGCCGAGCCGCAGACGGCGCACGACGAGGATTCCGGAGCGGACTCGGAGACCTTGCCTTAA
- a CDS encoding DUF938 domain-containing protein: MHASNVVRVVPGVPSRLGYSPAAERNQQPILASLRTLLSGERHWRVLEIGSGTGQHAVYMTNALQNVTWYTSDLPDNLEQINAFLAANGNDQVIRPVALEAATLHHFQEPVDVIFTANTCHIMAWQDVKRLCVNAGRCLSPGAMLVIYGPFHVGGRATSEGNYRFDLTLSQSNPWQGIRHREALIQTADQAGFSLLRIDVMPANNQLLVLSRRRDLS; this comes from the coding sequence GTGCACGCGTCAAACGTGGTGCGCGTAGTGCCGGGCGTTCCCTCACGACTCGGCTATTCCCCAGCCGCCGAGCGCAATCAGCAACCCATATTGGCGAGTTTACGAACGCTATTGAGCGGCGAGCGACACTGGCGTGTACTCGAGATTGGAAGCGGCACCGGTCAACACGCTGTGTACATGACGAACGCGCTGCAGAATGTCACTTGGTACACCAGTGATCTTCCTGACAATCTCGAACAGATCAACGCGTTTTTGGCTGCCAACGGCAATGATCAGGTGATCCGCCCCGTGGCGCTAGAGGCCGCTACGCTGCACCATTTCCAGGAGCCAGTCGATGTCATCTTTACGGCCAATACGTGCCACATCATGGCCTGGCAAGATGTCAAACGGCTTTGCGTGAACGCGGGGCGGTGCTTGTCCCCTGGTGCCATGTTGGTGATCTATGGTCCGTTCCACGTCGGGGGGCGGGCGACCAGTGAGGGTAACTACCGTTTCGATCTCACGCTCAGTCAGAGCAATCCCTGGCAAGGTATTCGTCATCGTGAGGCGCTGATCCAGACGGCGGATCAAGCTGGCTTTAGCTTGTTGCGAATCGACGTCATGCCAGCCAACAATCAGCTACTGGTGTTGTCTCGACGCCGTGACCTAAGTTAG
- a CDS encoding M48 family metallopeptidase, which translates to MRYIPKDVDAQVNLPDRHPLADLVWLGGGLLLIIVVVYLLGGFLIDQLVRFIPPEYDNRIGAQLPDDFLIEFGEPMVSGEQVERTHAIFEQLKRHLPNDDPRAYRLVIIDTPDINALAIPGGTIVVFRGLLDAATSENEVAMVLAHEFGHIYHQHHWRRLGRLALLTTGALLVGSNTSASNQIAGLSTHALFQGSNRQQEAESDRFGVELLCRYYGHGGGASDFFERHIDKDTLARRSISLFLTHPLSQERVDAIHIHREKIGCTTNPLSPWLTPSATPLD; encoded by the coding sequence ATGCGCTATATTCCCAAAGACGTCGACGCTCAAGTCAACCTTCCTGACCGCCATCCACTGGCTGACCTGGTCTGGCTCGGAGGCGGCCTACTGTTAATTATTGTCGTGGTGTACTTGCTCGGCGGTTTTTTGATCGACCAGTTAGTCCGTTTCATTCCACCGGAATACGACAATCGTATTGGCGCCCAGCTTCCAGATGATTTTCTCATTGAGTTTGGAGAACCGATGGTATCGGGCGAGCAGGTGGAACGTACACACGCCATCTTTGAACAGCTTAAACGGCATCTGCCCAACGACGACCCGCGAGCGTATCGTCTGGTGATCATCGACACGCCCGATATCAATGCACTCGCGATTCCAGGCGGTACGATCGTGGTGTTTAGGGGTCTTTTGGATGCGGCCACTTCGGAAAACGAGGTCGCCATGGTATTGGCTCATGAGTTTGGCCACATATACCACCAACATCACTGGCGCCGACTGGGCCGGCTGGCGCTCCTCACCACTGGCGCGCTGCTAGTCGGATCGAATACCTCCGCATCGAATCAGATTGCGGGCCTATCGACACACGCTTTGTTTCAAGGCAGTAATCGACAACAAGAGGCGGAATCGGACCGCTTCGGCGTCGAGCTTTTGTGTCGATACTACGGGCACGGTGGCGGCGCCAGCGACTTTTTTGAACGGCACATCGACAAGGACACGCTTGCACGGCGCTCGATCAGCCTCTTCCTCACGCACCCACTTTCTCAAGAGCGTGTTGATGCCATACACATTCACCGAGAGAAGATAGGGTGTACGACAAATCCGCTATCGCCCTGGCTCACGCCCTCGGCAACGCCGCTCGACTAA
- the orn gene encoding oligoribonuclease, whose translation MSNPSTNLIWIDLEMTGLDPFTDMIIEIATVVTDQDLNVLAEGPEIAIRQPRSLMDSMDEWNTRHHGDSGLTDRVLASSHDTRDAESATLTFLRQWVNDGASPMCGNSICQDRRFMARLMPELEAFFHYRNLDVSALKQLALRWAPAIAKGVVKENRHLALSDIHDSINELKHYREHFLIVDSRD comes from the coding sequence ATGTCAAATCCGTCCACGAATCTGATCTGGATCGACCTGGAAATGACCGGACTGGACCCGTTTACCGACATGATTATTGAGATCGCGACGGTGGTCACCGATCAGGATCTCAACGTACTGGCTGAAGGACCCGAAATCGCGATTCGGCAGCCACGATCCCTCATGGACAGCATGGACGAGTGGAATACCCGTCATCACGGTGATTCGGGTCTTACCGACCGCGTGCTTGCCAGCTCGCACGACACTCGGGATGCCGAGTCCGCGACGCTGACCTTCTTGCGCCAGTGGGTCAATGATGGCGCGTCGCCCATGTGCGGTAATTCGATTTGCCAAGATCGTCGGTTTATGGCGCGTCTAATGCCCGAGCTCGAGGCGTTTTTTCACTATCGCAATCTTGACGTCAGCGCGCTCAAGCAGTTGGCGTTACGCTGGGCACCGGCGATTGCCAAAGGCGTTGTGAAAGAAAACCGACACCTCGCGCTGAGCGATATTCACGATTCGATCAATGAGCTGAAACACTATCGGGAGCACTTCCTGATTGTCGATTCACGCGATTGA